Proteins from a genomic interval of Streptomyces fodineus:
- a CDS encoding lectin, with protein sequence MVPFRLLSVLAAGALAVGAASAPVHADPVSLSPVTDPASLVNPFIGTSHAADDFPGADTPFGMVQWSPDTSPHRPDGGGYEYADSAITGFGLTHIAGPGCRAAGDIPVLPTVGAVDTLATDSFSHAGESATPGSYTVALDNGVKTELTATTRSGMARFTFPATSQANLLFKLTASENGATATQFDVVNDQEVRGKVTSGNFCGEGNSYTVYYDMVFDRPFRHSGTALAAATPTTPRSNASPNAPEAPNRPVLHGDVPRTPHTFAAPASGSDGYVTFDTTSHRAVQAKVGISYVSAADAVGNRQAENPGWDLAKVRGAAHNAWNSLLGRVRIAGGTPDRQTVFYTALYHALLHPNVISDTNRRYPGFDGKVHTVDPGHGAAYANYSGWDVYRSQAQLEALVAPQTASDTAQSMVDDYRQTGLFPKWSENNGETYVMVGDPADEIIADYYAFGAKNFDTATALKGMIAEATVPNNNRPGLDYLEQLGRLPSNGKYGCCNFYGPASTTLEYNSADFAVSALAGALGHTADQHRFADRAQDWQNLFRFGSGFIQPRDSSGTWTAGFSPTSGKNFVEGDSWQYTPMVPFNVHGLATAMGGDTALAKFLDTDLSSLTGAGGYTDLGNEPSLNIPWEYDYIGRPYQTQKVVRQVQDQIWTAGPSGLAGNDDLGEMSSWYVWSALGMYPETPGTADLALGSPLFTQAVITLPSGHTLTIDGTGAADDAPYVQSATWNGTAWDAAHAPDGALTGGGTLTYVLGTSPNTSWASAASAAPRSYPGTPGYSDVGTSGDTAAGSANFDGAGYSYSAHALATAGLTPGSKVTVNGVSFTWPGVAPGARDNYEANGQTVPASGSGSISFLGAANNGPASGTATVTYTDGTTQPVALGLSDWTLSAGAASPLADNTIAATMPYRNHAGTASDSTKTYLFATTPVALSPGKTVSSVRLPSDVAAGGLHVFAIGFGAGTGAR encoded by the coding sequence ATGGTGCCGTTCCGACTTCTGTCCGTGCTGGCCGCAGGTGCCCTAGCCGTGGGTGCCGCCTCCGCCCCTGTCCACGCCGATCCCGTCTCGCTCTCGCCGGTGACCGATCCGGCGTCCCTCGTGAACCCGTTCATCGGAACCTCACACGCCGCGGACGACTTCCCGGGCGCCGACACCCCGTTCGGGATGGTCCAGTGGAGCCCCGACACCAGTCCGCACCGGCCGGACGGCGGCGGCTACGAGTACGCCGACTCGGCCATCACCGGTTTCGGCCTGACCCATATCGCGGGTCCCGGCTGCCGGGCCGCCGGCGACATCCCGGTGCTGCCGACCGTCGGCGCGGTCGACACGCTCGCCACCGACAGCTTCTCCCACGCGGGCGAATCCGCCACTCCCGGCTCGTACACAGTGGCGCTGGACAACGGCGTCAAGACCGAACTGACCGCCACCACCCGCAGCGGCATGGCCCGCTTCACCTTCCCCGCCACCAGCCAGGCGAACCTCCTGTTCAAACTGACGGCGAGCGAGAACGGCGCCACCGCAACCCAGTTCGACGTGGTGAACGACCAAGAGGTCAGAGGCAAGGTCACCAGCGGCAACTTCTGCGGCGAGGGCAACTCCTACACCGTCTACTACGACATGGTCTTCGACCGGCCGTTCCGCCACAGCGGCACCGCCCTGGCCGCCGCCACGCCCACCACCCCCAGGAGCAACGCCTCCCCCAACGCCCCGGAAGCGCCGAACAGACCGGTGCTGCACGGTGACGTTCCCCGTACCCCGCACACCTTCGCCGCGCCGGCGAGCGGCTCCGACGGCTACGTCACGTTCGACACCACCAGCCACCGGGCCGTTCAGGCCAAGGTCGGCATCTCCTATGTGTCGGCCGCCGACGCCGTGGGCAACCGCCAAGCGGAGAACCCCGGTTGGGACCTGGCCAAGGTGCGCGGCGCGGCCCACAACGCCTGGAACTCCCTCCTCGGCCGGGTGCGGATCGCCGGCGGGACACCCGACCGGCAGACCGTCTTCTACACGGCGCTCTATCACGCGCTGCTGCATCCGAACGTCATCAGTGACACCAACCGCCGCTATCCCGGCTTCGACGGCAAGGTTCACACCGTCGATCCGGGCCACGGCGCCGCCTACGCCAACTACTCCGGCTGGGACGTCTACCGCTCGCAGGCCCAGCTCGAGGCCCTCGTCGCTCCGCAGACCGCCTCCGACACCGCCCAGTCGATGGTGGACGACTACCGCCAGACCGGCCTGTTCCCCAAGTGGTCGGAGAACAACGGTGAGACCTACGTCATGGTGGGCGATCCAGCGGACGAGATCATCGCCGACTACTACGCCTTCGGCGCGAAGAACTTCGACACGGCCACCGCGCTCAAGGGCATGATCGCGGAGGCGACCGTGCCCAACAACAACCGCCCCGGGCTCGACTACCTGGAGCAGCTGGGCCGGCTGCCCAGCAACGGCAAGTACGGCTGCTGCAACTTCTACGGCCCGGCCTCGACCACCCTCGAGTACAACTCGGCGGACTTCGCCGTCTCCGCCCTCGCCGGTGCCCTCGGGCACACCGCCGATCAGCACCGGTTCGCGGACCGGGCGCAGGACTGGCAGAACCTCTTCCGCTTCGGCAGCGGATTCATCCAGCCGCGCGACTCCTCGGGCACCTGGACGGCCGGGTTCTCACCCACCTCGGGCAAGAACTTCGTCGAGGGCGACTCCTGGCAGTACACGCCGATGGTGCCGTTCAACGTGCACGGCCTGGCCACCGCCATGGGCGGCGACACGGCCCTGGCCAAGTTCCTGGACACCGACCTGTCCTCCCTGACCGGTGCCGGCGGATACACCGACCTGGGCAACGAGCCCAGTCTCAACATCCCCTGGGAGTACGACTACATCGGCCGCCCCTACCAGACGCAGAAGGTCGTCCGGCAGGTCCAGGACCAGATCTGGACCGCCGGCCCGTCCGGTCTCGCGGGCAACGACGACCTGGGCGAGATGAGCTCGTGGTACGTGTGGTCCGCCCTCGGCATGTATCCGGAGACCCCCGGCACCGCCGATCTGGCGCTGGGCAGCCCGCTCTTCACCCAGGCGGTGATCACCCTGCCGTCCGGCCACACCCTCACGATCGACGGCACCGGTGCCGCGGACGACGCTCCGTACGTCCAGTCGGCCACCTGGAACGGCACGGCGTGGGACGCGGCCCACGCGCCCGACGGCGCGCTCACCGGCGGCGGCACCCTCACCTACGTACTCGGCACCTCCCCCAACACCTCCTGGGCGTCCGCCGCCTCCGCCGCCCCGCGCTCCTACCCGGGCACGCCCGGCTACTCCGACGTCGGGACGTCCGGTGACACCGCCGCGGGTTCGGCGAACTTCGACGGGGCGGGCTACAGCTACTCCGCGCACGCTCTGGCCACCGCGGGCCTCACGCCCGGCTCGAAGGTCACCGTCAACGGGGTCTCGTTCACCTGGCCCGGGGTGGCGCCCGGCGCACGGGACAACTACGAGGCGAACGGGCAGACGGTACCGGCATCCGGCTCCGGCAGCATCTCCTTCCTGGGCGCCGCCAACAACGGCCCGGCCTCCGGCACCGCGACCGTCACCTACACCGACGGCACGACCCAGCCGGTCGCCCTCGGGCTCTCCGACTGGACGCTGAGCGCGGGCGCCGCCTCACCGCTGGCCGACAACACCATCGCGGCGACCATGCCCTACCGCAACCACGCCGGCACCGCGTCGGACAGCACCAAGACGTACCTGTTCGCCACGACCCCGGTGGCGCTGAGCCCGGGCAAGACGGTCAGCAGCGTACGGCTGCCGTCCGACGTCGCCGCCGGGGGCCTGCACGTCTTCGCGATCGGCTTCGGAGCCGGCACGGGCGCGCGCTGA
- a CDS encoding PP2C family protein-serine/threonine phosphatase, which produces MKHGRTTQEPEASAGTDTRLPAPPAWLRWLPVLYVVAVLLLEPVTPVDWPVSFVLIGVPLVAAFAHGPLVVGAATVFAVVFEGVLAGTPCCAGRSVGYLLDRHYVASYICTALVGSLGTILAAHRIRRERTLADVRSVAETAQRVLLRPVPHRIGNLRLESLYLSAAAQARIGGDLYEAVPTRFGVRLLIGDVRGKGLLAVETAAAMLGAFREVAYDEPDLLALVGRVDTSMSRRAAQLGGTETGERFVTAVFTEIPADEHIVRIVNCGHPPPISLCAGEVRELDSGRPALPLNLGILVEDPYQVDTHPFRPGDQLLLYTDGVTETRNAAGTFYPLLERLRTWGPLPPKELLARLHDDLLAYSHNSLQDDTAALAVCLLPEEPPAR; this is translated from the coding sequence GTGAAGCACGGACGGACGACACAGGAACCGGAGGCGTCGGCGGGCACGGACACCCGGCTGCCGGCGCCTCCGGCGTGGCTGCGCTGGCTGCCGGTTCTGTACGTCGTGGCCGTGCTGCTCCTGGAGCCCGTCACGCCGGTGGACTGGCCGGTGAGCTTCGTGCTGATCGGCGTGCCCCTGGTGGCCGCGTTCGCGCACGGGCCCCTGGTCGTCGGCGCCGCGACGGTGTTCGCCGTCGTTTTCGAAGGGGTGCTGGCCGGTACGCCGTGCTGTGCGGGCCGCTCCGTCGGCTACCTGTTGGACCGCCACTACGTCGCCTCCTACATCTGTACGGCCCTGGTGGGCAGCCTCGGTACGATCCTGGCCGCCCACCGCATCCGGCGTGAACGCACGCTCGCCGACGTGCGGTCGGTGGCGGAGACCGCGCAGCGGGTCCTGCTGCGCCCCGTACCGCACCGGATCGGCAACCTCCGCCTGGAGAGCCTCTATCTCTCCGCCGCCGCGCAGGCCCGTATCGGCGGCGACCTCTATGAGGCGGTCCCCACCCGTTTCGGCGTCCGGCTGCTCATCGGCGACGTGCGCGGCAAGGGGCTGCTTGCGGTCGAGACCGCCGCCGCCATGCTCGGGGCGTTCCGCGAGGTGGCCTACGACGAACCCGATCTGCTCGCTCTGGTCGGCCGGGTGGACACGAGCATGAGCCGCAGGGCGGCGCAGCTCGGCGGGACCGAGACGGGCGAACGGTTCGTCACCGCCGTCTTCACCGAGATCCCCGCCGACGAGCACATCGTCCGGATCGTCAACTGCGGCCATCCACCGCCGATCTCACTGTGCGCCGGCGAGGTGCGCGAGCTGGACAGCGGGCGGCCGGCGCTGCCCCTGAACCTCGGCATACTGGTCGAAGACCCGTACCAGGTCGACACCCACCCCTTCCGGCCCGGCGATCAGCTGCTGCTCTACACCGACGGCGTCACGGAGACTCGGAATGCGGCCGGGACCTTCTATCCGCTGCTGGAGCGCCTGCGCACCTGGGGTCCCCTGCCACCGAAGGAGCTCCTCGCACGGCTCCATGACGACCTGTTGGCCTACAGCCACAACAGCCTCCAGGACGACACCGCAGCGCTCGCGGTCTGTCTGCTGCCCGAGGAGCCGCCGGCGCGGTGA
- a CDS encoding maleylpyruvate isomerase family mycothiol-dependent enzyme, which produces MTANSRAGHPLPYDTYREAVARETLRFAETVKGADPAGAVPSCPDWTLADLTQHVGALQRWFSALLTRLVQEPPRSRDVELGLPQDPRDYPDWVAAGVPGVAAVLRDTDPEAPMWVWGEDPHARFWVRRMLFETLVHRVDAERAVGVASDIDPVLAADGVDEFLVNLPYAGLFAPGVTKLRGDGEILAFRCTDADGEEWRVRLDPDGFRPVPGADREAGESEPVTAAVRGEAADLLLLLYGRRSYQDSAFEISGPTAVLDNWFAHTAF; this is translated from the coding sequence ATGACAGCGAACAGCAGGGCGGGGCATCCTCTGCCGTACGACACCTACCGCGAGGCCGTGGCCCGCGAGACCCTCCGCTTCGCCGAGACGGTGAAGGGCGCCGACCCGGCGGGTGCCGTGCCCTCCTGCCCCGACTGGACCCTGGCCGACCTCACCCAGCACGTGGGAGCGCTGCAGCGCTGGTTCTCCGCCCTGCTGACCCGGCTGGTGCAGGAGCCTCCCCGCAGCCGCGACGTCGAGCTGGGACTGCCGCAGGACCCGCGGGACTATCCCGACTGGGTGGCGGCGGGCGTGCCCGGCGTGGCCGCCGTCCTGCGGGACACCGATCCCGAGGCACCGATGTGGGTCTGGGGCGAGGACCCGCACGCGCGGTTCTGGGTCCGCCGGATGCTCTTCGAGACGCTGGTGCACCGGGTGGACGCGGAGCGCGCCGTCGGCGTGGCCTCGGACATCGACCCCGTCCTCGCGGCGGACGGTGTGGACGAGTTCCTCGTCAACCTGCCCTACGCGGGCCTGTTCGCCCCCGGGGTGACAAAGCTGCGCGGCGACGGAGAGATCCTCGCGTTCCGGTGCACGGACGCCGACGGCGAGGAGTGGCGGGTGCGGCTGGACCCGGACGGCTTCCGCCCCGTGCCGGGCGCGGACCGCGAGGCCGGGGAGTCCGAGCCCGTCACGGCGGCGGTGCGCGGCGAGGCGGCGGATCTCCTGCTCCTCCTCTACGGGCGGCGGTCGTACCAGGACTCCGCCTTCGAGATCTCGGGACCGACCGCGGTCCTCGACAACTGGTTCGCCCACACGGCCTTCTGA
- a CDS encoding SpoIIE family protein phosphatase — protein sequence MEPARERSAAPRPGRPGDLFDASTDAAAVLSEHGVVVAWTRSAEALLGYPAPDVVGTSAARLLAVRGDPARLAGVARRCRAGNGWSGQIAVRHRDGRSLVIQLRVSASFRMGGAECFLVSAREERQRWTMGQSVLDGFLTRAPVGMAVMDTELRYVWLNDTLERLGGVPRDERLGRRLGELLPGLEAQTLEGLMRKVLATGMPVTDYEYVGWSWADPHRRHAYTASFFPLVDAGDAITGVCYMVQDVTERWHARQLLTMVNEAAASIGRTLDVMRTAQELADFAVPRFADFVIVDLLEPVLSTEGHGAWLSDAGPAPARPVMRRAALRSVREGSPEAVVQIGERVDFLPPPHDAHLIIDGEPLLIPVLDPSDKLWATREPERAARIREYGMHSLIAVPMRARNTALGLTTFVRSLNPVSFGPDDVLLARELVGRAAVCVDNARRYTREHTAAVTLQRSLLPAALTGGTALEVASSYLPADPSGGVGGDWFDVIPLSGARVGLVVGDMVGHGITAAASMGRLRTGVQALAAMEMPPDELLAHLDDLVLRLSDEESAAGPAARSTVIGATCLYAVYDPVTRRCAMARAGHPPPVVVAPDGHACFPEIPPGPPLGLGGMAFEATEIELAENSLLGLYTNGLIEGGDHDVERGMARLGEVLGRTGEDLDTLCASAVRQLVPVPQPDDVALLLTRTHALGADRVASWDVPPDPAAVGVLRARATRQAEDWGLGEELALTTELVVSELVTNALRYATPPIRLRLLRDARLTCEVSDASSTAPRLRHARSTDEGGRGLFLVAQLAQRWGTRYTAEGKVIWAEQEIP from the coding sequence CCGCACCGAGGCCCGGGAGACCGGGTGACCTTTTCGACGCGTCCACCGACGCGGCTGCGGTGCTATCGGAACACGGCGTCGTCGTCGCCTGGACCCGCAGCGCCGAGGCACTCCTCGGCTACCCGGCACCGGACGTCGTCGGCACCTCCGCCGCGCGCCTGCTGGCCGTGCGCGGGGACCCCGCACGGCTCGCCGGAGTCGCGCGGCGGTGCCGCGCCGGAAACGGCTGGAGCGGGCAGATCGCCGTACGGCACCGGGACGGCCGCAGCCTCGTCATCCAGCTGCGGGTCTCGGCCTCGTTCCGCATGGGCGGCGCCGAGTGCTTCCTCGTGTCGGCCCGGGAAGAGCGGCAACGGTGGACCATGGGCCAGTCGGTCCTGGACGGATTCCTGACCCGGGCCCCGGTCGGCATGGCCGTCATGGACACCGAACTGCGGTACGTCTGGCTGAACGACACCCTGGAACGGTTGGGCGGGGTCCCCCGCGACGAACGGCTCGGGCGGCGCCTGGGCGAGCTGCTGCCCGGGCTGGAGGCGCAGACCCTGGAAGGGCTGATGCGCAAGGTGCTCGCGACGGGCATGCCGGTGACCGACTACGAGTACGTGGGCTGGAGCTGGGCCGATCCGCACCGCCGGCACGCCTACACGGCCTCGTTCTTCCCCCTCGTCGACGCCGGCGACGCCATCACCGGCGTCTGCTACATGGTCCAGGACGTCACCGAGCGATGGCACGCCCGCCAGCTGCTGACCATGGTCAACGAAGCCGCCGCCAGCATCGGCAGGACCCTCGACGTGATGCGGACCGCCCAGGAACTCGCCGACTTCGCCGTCCCCCGCTTCGCGGACTTCGTCATCGTCGATCTGCTCGAACCCGTGCTCAGCACCGAGGGCCACGGGGCGTGGCTGAGCGACGCGGGGCCGGCGCCCGCCCGGCCGGTGATGCGCCGGGCGGCGCTGCGCTCGGTGCGCGAGGGCTCTCCCGAGGCCGTCGTCCAGATCGGCGAGCGGGTCGACTTCCTCCCGCCGCCGCACGACGCCCACCTGATCATCGACGGCGAACCGCTGCTCATCCCGGTCCTCGACCCCTCCGACAAGCTGTGGGCCACCCGGGAGCCCGAACGTGCGGCACGCATCCGCGAGTACGGCATGCACTCGCTCATCGCCGTGCCGATGCGGGCGCGGAACACCGCCCTCGGCCTCACCACGTTCGTCCGGTCGCTCAACCCCGTCTCCTTCGGGCCGGACGACGTCCTGCTGGCCCGGGAACTCGTGGGCCGCGCGGCGGTGTGCGTGGACAACGCCCGCCGCTACACCAGGGAGCACACGGCGGCGGTCACCCTGCAACGCAGCCTGCTGCCGGCCGCCCTGACGGGCGGCACCGCGCTGGAGGTGGCCTCCTCCTATCTGCCGGCGGACCCCTCCGGCGGCGTCGGCGGCGACTGGTTCGACGTCATTCCGCTGTCCGGCGCACGGGTGGGCCTCGTCGTCGGCGACATGGTGGGCCACGGCATCACCGCGGCGGCGAGCATGGGCCGGCTGCGCACGGGGGTGCAGGCCCTCGCCGCCATGGAGATGCCCCCAGACGAACTACTCGCCCATCTCGACGACCTCGTGCTCCGGCTGAGCGACGAGGAGAGTGCCGCCGGCCCGGCGGCCCGGAGCACCGTCATCGGCGCGACCTGCCTCTACGCCGTGTACGACCCGGTCACCCGGCGGTGCGCGATGGCCCGCGCCGGACACCCGCCGCCCGTCGTCGTGGCACCGGACGGACACGCCTGCTTCCCGGAGATTCCCCCCGGACCCCCGCTCGGCCTGGGCGGAATGGCCTTCGAGGCCACCGAGATCGAACTGGCCGAGAACAGCCTCCTCGGCCTTTACACCAACGGCCTCATCGAGGGCGGCGACCACGACGTGGAGCGCGGCATGGCCCGGCTCGGCGAGGTCCTCGGCCGCACCGGCGAGGACCTCGACACGCTGTGCGCCTCCGCCGTGCGACAGCTCGTGCCCGTGCCCCAGCCCGACGACGTCGCCCTGCTCCTGACCCGCACCCACGCGCTCGGCGCCGACCGGGTCGCCTCCTGGGACGTACCCCCCGACCCGGCCGCCGTCGGCGTCCTGCGCGCCCGAGCCACCCGCCAGGCCGAGGACTGGGGTCTCGGCGAAGAGCTGGCCCTGACGACCGAACTCGTCGTCAGCGAACTCGTCACCAACGCCCTCCGCTACGCCACTCCGCCCATCCGGCTACGACTCCTCCGCGACGCCCGTCTCACCTGCGAGGTCTCCGACGCCAGCAGTACGGCCCCCCGGCTCAGGCACGCCAGGAGCACGGACGAGGGCGGGCGCGGGCTCTTCCTGGTGGCCCAGCTCGCCCAGCGCTGGGGCACCCGGTACACCGCCGAAGGGAAGGTCATCTGGGCCGAGCAGGAGATCCCCTGA